In the genome of bacterium, one region contains:
- a CDS encoding TonB-dependent receptor codes for MIPLKAALTAVENAHHIHILYEDAVVEGRTGYVLAQASTDLGEDLRYALGDNSLTYSQVGASTFVITPREPAPVPAAPAGGIIKGRVTDSKGEALALANVILDGTSIGDAADQNGRYEVANVPPGTYTLRARLIGYKTVTTQVTVSEDQTVTQDFTLNTDILNMDAIVVTGTPGGSGMSKREASFAITTMQEAEIRQFSPSSTANLMELIPGVWSESSGGVAGANIDVRGLPGGGDAPFVTMSLNGAPLYGTETLSFFEQSTIFRIDETVAWSEALRGGPNSVFSSGEPGVTMNFTLKRGSDETRARVKYSTSDYDLQRVDAVISGQVTTGLYYMAGGYTQTSPGIRSAQFNAEKGQQYTLQLTKLFDRGVINAFSRVTNDYGQWILPMALNTGNDLGNFAQLGNATRFRELQINKQGDTEIFDFSKGRGWDGSISGVNADFDLGAGWTVRDNLSYTKGAANTYGFVPNGGAIRVSALGRTSPVTTMSGRQLGGSDWIQNYGHWVVLKDIESFTNDISLARRWQQHNLTIGSYQASWSADDFWTLGNHVPVHNVANGDYVAGVTAQHVADAGGGGPWAYGIQSGGDARVIAGYAAESWQATPDLRVDLAARLERIELEYALDSGPGYPDGTRDMAVSFNDNQWAFTGAVNYDLSEGLGVFGRVSDGFVFPHFDDIRDGNRNTNNIRQYEGGLKYAPQELFSLFATGYYTKFDAFESLVGGAFDPRKFKTKSYGVELDGALLASGLTVRGIATIQKTEITESDDPTIVGNSILRQPDWQFRLAPSYDVRAANFNVNVYGALRFVGKRFSGNDNLIELDSFQKIDVGVTVSTKTGLFFNLHGDNLTDSDALTEGDPRNPTAPNGRPIFGRSVKFSVGFDL; via the coding sequence ATGATTCCCTTGAAGGCGGCGCTCACGGCAGTAGAAAACGCCCACCACATTCACATCCTCTATGAAGATGCGGTCGTCGAAGGCCGCACGGGCTATGTGCTGGCACAGGCCTCCACCGACCTGGGCGAGGATTTGCGTTACGCCCTCGGCGACAATTCACTCACCTATTCTCAAGTCGGCGCCAGCACGTTCGTCATCACGCCGCGGGAACCGGCACCCGTGCCGGCTGCTCCTGCCGGTGGCATCATCAAAGGCCGGGTCACCGATAGCAAGGGAGAAGCACTGGCCCTCGCCAATGTCATTCTTGACGGCACTAGCATTGGGGACGCTGCGGATCAGAACGGCAGGTATGAGGTTGCCAACGTGCCACCCGGCACTTACACCTTGCGGGCCCGCCTGATTGGATACAAAACCGTGACAACACAAGTCACTGTAAGCGAGGATCAAACGGTGACGCAGGATTTCACGCTCAATACGGATATCTTGAACATGGATGCCATCGTGGTCACAGGAACGCCCGGTGGCTCGGGAATGAGCAAGCGCGAGGCCAGCTTTGCCATCACGACGATGCAGGAGGCGGAAATCCGCCAGTTTTCACCCAGCAGCACGGCGAATCTGATGGAATTGATTCCCGGCGTCTGGTCAGAAAGCTCGGGTGGCGTTGCCGGAGCGAACATTGACGTTCGCGGACTTCCGGGGGGCGGCGATGCGCCCTTCGTCACGATGTCCCTCAACGGTGCGCCGCTTTACGGCACCGAAACCCTCTCGTTCTTCGAGCAGAGCACGATATTCCGTATCGACGAAACCGTTGCATGGTCCGAGGCGCTGCGCGGCGGTCCGAACTCCGTCTTTTCGAGCGGCGAACCGGGGGTGACCATGAATTTTACTTTGAAGCGAGGCAGTGATGAAACTAGAGCGCGGGTGAAGTATTCGACCTCCGATTATGATCTGCAGCGGGTCGACGCGGTGATCAGCGGGCAAGTGACCACCGGCCTCTACTACATGGCTGGCGGCTATACTCAGACCTCACCGGGCATCCGCAGCGCGCAGTTCAACGCAGAGAAAGGGCAGCAGTACACGCTACAGCTCACCAAACTTTTCGATCGCGGCGTAATCAACGCTTTCAGCCGGGTCACCAACGACTACGGCCAGTGGATCCTGCCGATGGCACTCAATACCGGCAATGACCTTGGCAACTTCGCGCAACTGGGCAACGCGACACGCTTTCGCGAATTGCAGATAAACAAACAGGGTGATACCGAGATCTTCGATTTCTCCAAAGGCCGCGGCTGGGACGGCAGCATCAGCGGAGTGAATGCGGATTTTGATTTGGGTGCCGGCTGGACCGTCCGCGACAATCTTTCCTACACCAAGGGCGCAGCCAACACCTATGGATTCGTACCGAACGGCGGCGCGATTCGTGTGTCCGCTCTCGGGCGAACAAGTCCTGTCACAACGATGAGCGGACGGCAGCTTGGCGGTTCGGATTGGATTCAGAACTATGGTCATTGGGTCGTGTTGAAGGACATTGAATCTTTCACCAACGACATCAGTCTTGCAAGACGCTGGCAGCAACATAACCTCACGATAGGTTCTTATCAGGCGTCGTGGTCGGCGGATGATTTCTGGACGCTAGGCAACCATGTGCCGGTTCACAATGTTGCCAATGGGGATTATGTTGCGGGCGTAACCGCCCAACACGTTGCGGACGCTGGCGGCGGCGGCCCATGGGCTTACGGCATTCAATCTGGCGGCGATGCAAGAGTAATTGCCGGTTACGCCGCTGAATCATGGCAGGCGACGCCTGACCTTCGCGTCGATTTGGCCGCCCGCCTTGAACGAATAGAGCTCGAGTATGCCCTGGATTCCGGTCCCGGCTACCCGGACGGTACCCGCGATATGGCTGTATCGTTCAACGACAATCAATGGGCGTTTACAGGCGCCGTGAACTATGACCTTTCGGAAGGGCTGGGCGTGTTCGGGCGCGTCTCGGATGGATTCGTATTTCCTCACTTCGATGATATCCGTGACGGCAATCGCAACACCAACAACATCAGGCAATATGAAGGCGGCTTGAAATATGCGCCCCAAGAGCTCTTCAGCCTGTTCGCCACCGGCTACTACACCAAGTTCGACGCATTCGAAAGCCTCGTCGGCGGTGCTTTCGATCCCCGCAAGTTCAAGACCAAATCCTACGGTGTCGAGCTTGATGGTGCACTCCTGGCCAGCGGTCTGACGGTGAGAGGCATTGCCACCATCCAAAAAACCGAAATCACCGAGTCCGATGATCCGACGATCGTTGGAAATTCGATTCTACGCCAGCCCGACTGGCAGTTCCGGTTGGCACCGAGCTATGATGTTCGCGCCGCAAATTTCAACGTGAACGTCTACGGCGCACTGCGCTTCGTCGGCAAACGCTTCTCAGGCAATGACAATCTGATCGAATTGGATAGCTTTCAGAAGATCGACGTTGGGGTCACGGTTTCGACAAAAACCGGACTCTTCTTCAATCTGCACGGCGATAATTTGACTGACTCCGATGCGCTTACCGAAGGTGATCCCCGCAATCCGACGGCGCCGAATGGCCGTCCCATCTTCGGGCGGTCGGTGAAATTCTCGGTCGGCTTCGATCTGTAG
- a CDS encoding IS110 family transposase: MRMMFPGFLLLQPSPITRKETTMPNYYLGGDASKGYADFTILSTDKKIVEPNFQLDDTAAGHRSLFKLLRSFFDKHPESVLYAAFESTGGYENNWYECLKDFGHHLALHVARLNPALVKADREAGLKRNKTDALSAWDVAAYQISHPEKINYEDDSYPILRKRWQLIQLLLKQKTQLLGQLDSLLYISMPELLVFCRDGYENWLLQVLTLYPTYEALRTAGVAGLKKLPYVSSKKAERLMKLIAPDHSIGGSDAISGQIIQAVSEQILSLARQIAAQKKLLEQNYDEAKAEIALLISFKGIGVFSAVGLLLNIIDIQRFPTVKHLVSYFGLHPEIKRSGDGVWRVCMSKKGRAEPRAILFMVTLAAIGHNPLIKELYQKRLAQGMHKMAAIGVCMHKILRIVYGMLKHRTPFDANIDRKNQAKAHPETPATPNDKKRRLQAFDDNAPISRRQSRRRKEQQQEVKEPTTATESSPQPEPVSSGWVSLGGLLQSYPQALHKVEEKRQFSR, encoded by the coding sequence ATGAGGATGATGTTTCCTGGTTTTTTATTGCTTCAGCCATCACCTATCACAAGAAAGGAGACGACGATGCCCAATTATTACCTCGGCGGCGATGCCAGCAAAGGCTACGCCGATTTCACCATCTTGAGCACCGACAAAAAAATCGTCGAACCCAACTTTCAGTTGGATGACACCGCGGCCGGCCATCGTTCTTTGTTCAAACTGCTGCGGAGCTTTTTCGACAAGCATCCCGAGAGTGTTCTCTACGCCGCGTTTGAGAGCACCGGCGGCTACGAGAACAACTGGTACGAGTGCTTGAAAGATTTCGGCCACCATCTTGCGCTTCATGTCGCGCGGCTGAATCCCGCTTTGGTCAAAGCCGATCGCGAAGCCGGCTTGAAGCGCAATAAGACCGACGCCTTGAGTGCATGGGATGTGGCGGCCTATCAAATCTCACATCCTGAAAAAATCAATTACGAGGACGACTCCTATCCGATCTTGAGGAAACGTTGGCAGCTCATTCAGCTTTTGTTGAAGCAGAAAACCCAACTCCTCGGCCAGTTGGATTCGCTGTTGTATATTTCCATGCCCGAGTTGCTGGTCTTCTGCCGCGACGGCTACGAAAATTGGCTGCTGCAAGTTCTCACACTGTATCCGACTTACGAGGCCTTGCGCACCGCAGGTGTGGCGGGCTTAAAGAAACTGCCGTATGTGAGCTCGAAGAAAGCCGAGCGCCTCATGAAACTCATCGCGCCAGACCACAGCATCGGCGGCAGCGATGCAATTTCCGGGCAGATCATCCAAGCCGTGAGCGAACAGATTCTCAGTTTGGCCCGTCAAATCGCCGCACAAAAAAAGTTGTTGGAACAAAACTATGATGAAGCGAAAGCCGAGATCGCGCTTCTGATCAGCTTCAAAGGCATCGGCGTTTTTTCGGCGGTGGGCCTGCTCTTGAATATTATTGACATCCAGCGTTTTCCCACGGTCAAGCACTTGGTCTCCTATTTCGGCCTGCATCCTGAGATCAAGCGCAGTGGCGACGGCGTGTGGCGGGTCTGCATGAGCAAGAAAGGACGGGCAGAACCGCGCGCGATTCTGTTCATGGTGACCCTGGCCGCGATTGGTCACAATCCGTTGATCAAAGAACTCTATCAAAAACGTCTTGCACAAGGCATGCACAAAATGGCGGCCATCGGGGTGTGCATGCACAAGATTTTGCGCATTGTTTACGGGATGCTTAAACACCGGACGCCATTTGACGCGAACATCGATAGAAAGAATCAAGCGAAAGCTCACCCCGAAACGCCGGCGACTCCCAACGACAAAAAACGGCGTCTGCAAGCGTTCGACGATAATGCTCCGATCTCGCGGCGGCAAAGCCGCAGGAGAAAAGAGCAACAACAGGAGGTCAAAGAACCAACAACAGCCACCGAATCATCGCCCCAGCCCGAGCCTGTGAGCAGCGGCTGGGTGTCTTTGGGTGGGCTTCTGCAAAGTTATCCACAAGCTCTTCACAAAGTCGAGGAAAAAAGACAATTTTCCCGTTGA